One window of Streptomyces sp. SUK 48 genomic DNA carries:
- a CDS encoding DUF4442 domain-containing protein, whose protein sequence is MTVDSASMGEMLATAVPMVRTLNLEFVEVTAERAVLRLPDQPDYHNHIGGPHAGAMFTLAESASGAIVLTAFGDQLARAVPLAVRAEIGYKKLAMGPVTATATLGRPVAEVVAELDAGGRPEFPVAIAIEREDGAVTGEMTVVWTLRPNG, encoded by the coding sequence ATGACTGTTGACAGCGCCTCGATGGGCGAGATGCTTGCCACCGCGGTCCCGATGGTGCGGACCCTGAACCTGGAGTTCGTCGAGGTGACCGCGGAGCGCGCCGTGCTGCGCCTCCCGGACCAGCCGGACTACCACAACCACATCGGCGGCCCGCACGCCGGCGCGATGTTCACGCTGGCCGAGTCCGCCAGTGGCGCCATCGTGCTCACGGCCTTCGGCGACCAGCTCGCGCGCGCGGTGCCGCTCGCGGTCCGCGCCGAGATCGGCTACAAGAAGCTGGCCATGGGGCCGGTCACGGCGACGGCGACCCTGGGCCGTCCGGTGGCCGAGGTCGTCGCCGAGCTGGACGCGGGCGGGCGGCCGGAGTTCCCGGTCGCCATCGCCATCGAGCGCGAGGACGGCGCCGTGACCGGGGAGATGACCGTGGTGTGGACCCTGCGGCCGAACGGCTGA
- a CDS encoding type I polyketide synthase, translating into MTSPVRAHDLILCLTPFGEPDAGLAAAATGAGALGVLDLGSGDRRCRQELSRLRRTAPGPYGVRVSARCSLAPADLAEGPGLVVLAADPTAADTSWRIAELSGRSTVLAEVTDLPRARAAVRAGAHGLIARGAESGGRTGELSTFVLLQQLLGDEQLADVPVWACGGVGPRTAAAAMAGGAAGVVLDSQLALLPESRLPEAVRAVLRSLDGAETMVLGGHRVLRRRGPDAPPLPADDPAAVAALLGARDLSRQLLPLGQDGFLAARFAERWGDVRGVVREMTAAMRPEPEREREPGRALRPGSAMSRALGTRLPVAQGPMTRVSDQAGFAAAVAADGALPFLALALADGTRTRAMLTGARAVLDGRPWGVGVLGFAPEEIRNAQLEVVRQLRPTHAIIAGGRPAQAEALERAGIRTFLHVPSPGLLRQFLQAGARRFVFEGSECGGHVGPRASFPLWEAQLAVLDDFLADAEAEAAAQVEVFFAGGVHDERSAAMVAALAAPLTARGCAIGVLMGTAYLFTEEAVAHGAVRPLFQEQVRVATTTALLETAPGHATRCVPSPFTDDYRDRERALRAGGLPEREVWETLERLNVGRLRIASKGVERADDGALRDVDEQRQLTDGMFMAGEVAVLRSATTTMAALHRSVTDGAAGFLAARGRLPVTAWEPAPPAPLDIAIVGMACMFPGAPDLAAFWANIVAGRDAVTEVPADRWDPDVHHAAGHTASKWGGFLPRIPFDPLRYGIPPTSLGSIEPVQLLSLEAARRALEDAGYGERGREFDRSRTAVVFGAEAGSDLSNAVTLRAVLPSYYGKVPDGLDGQLPRLTEDSFPGMLANVIPGRIANRLDLGGANFTVDAACASSLAALDVACKELVSGTSDVVLCGGADLHNGINDYVLFSSVHALSPTGRSRAFDAEADGIALGEGVACVVLKRLADAERDGDRIYGVVKGLGSASDGRSLGLTAPRPEGQRAALERAYRNAGVSPAQVGLVEAHGTGTVVGDRTELSILGEVFAEAGARTGGCALGSVKSQIGHTKCAAGLAGLIKTTLALYTGVTPPTLHLGRPNPAWTEDDSPFAFHAGARPWTAPASERFAGVSAFGFGGTNFHAVLAAHGNAVPPRQTLDEWPAELFLFRGRDERAALRQVAELLDAAETAGRPWRLRDLALAAAHRADTSREPVHVALVARDTDQLIERLRGTLDGEGGTDVRRADPVDGKIAFLFPGQGSQRTGMLGELLVALPELRDHLPPDQAAVVYPPAAFDDAARERRRAALTDTRAAQPALGAAGLAAHAFLGAAGVQPDLAAGHSYGELVALAAAGALDPDTLPRLSAERAAAILAAAGEEPGAMAAVGAPAEDVQGALREAGAPQSVVVANLNSPQQTVVSGPTADIDTAVRLLRAAGLGAKRIPVACAFHSPLVAGAGARFADALAKEPVRAPEFPVWANRTAAPYPPDPDAVRAGLAAQIGAPVAFAAQIEAMYEAGARIFVEAGPGAVLTRLVGQILGERPHRTVAPEPWPEGGLPGWLDALALLAVAGAPVRTAWLFQGRDAVDALRAPAPARPGWTVDGHLVRTADGALLAGALAPARRVVETTVTTDQPGGTPADRDALITEFLRSGREMIAAQRDVLLTYFGGTGSPAAPVAPVASVVPVAPQALPAAEPGLSVGELTVPAIPEEAVAASGADVGRVVLEIISDRTGYPVDMIEPDLDLEADLSIDSIKRAEIAGELAKRLGIAGGAELLGDAELEELTKARTAAAVTAWLTARVGGGTGSGRPEEQAPEPDAVPLGVAPRRFETRAVALPDAGPESASGPASASVLAGRRLFLLGDGGGAAAEVAARLDARGAEAVLADQGHVLDTADGAVDAVVYLGALPGPELPVLPDAFPVVKAALTCGARRLLAVRATQGAGAVRAAGLDGLFRTVAREYPEVAARVVAVADVTPAAVADAVLAELCAPAPEGADASAPHPVVLRAADGTRRGLDLLPAPLGSLGSTGAGPAGVGTAEAAALGLDRDSVVLLAGGARGITARFAATLAAACGCRIELLGRTPAPAGPESPATADARTPVELRAALAAAAAAPKPAEINRTAELLLAQREITATLDELAALGGAARYRAVDFRDRDAVLRAVKEIHAEHGRLDGVVFAAGVIEDRLIAEKTPESFQRVYGTKTAGAAALFAALDDLPGAPAFTVLFGSIAAVLGNRGQCDYAAANDALETLGADWAARTGHRALTVHWGPWAPSGTHTGMVGAELGREYARRGVEMIDPEEGTAALLRELAWGDPAARAVVYTASGW; encoded by the coding sequence ATGACCTCCCCTGTGCGCGCCCATGATCTGATCCTGTGCCTCACCCCGTTCGGAGAACCCGACGCGGGCCTCGCCGCGGCCGCCACCGGCGCCGGAGCGCTCGGCGTCCTCGATCTCGGAAGCGGCGACCGAAGATGCCGGCAGGAGCTGTCCCGGCTGAGGAGAACGGCGCCGGGTCCGTACGGCGTCCGGGTGAGCGCCCGTTGCTCCCTCGCCCCGGCCGACCTGGCCGAAGGGCCCGGCCTCGTCGTCCTCGCCGCGGATCCGACGGCCGCGGACACGTCTTGGAGGATCGCCGAACTGTCCGGTCGGTCAACGGTGTTGGCCGAGGTCACCGATCTCCCGCGGGCCCGGGCCGCGGTCCGGGCCGGTGCCCATGGACTGATCGCCCGGGGTGCCGAGAGCGGGGGCAGGACCGGCGAGCTGAGCACCTTCGTGCTGCTCCAACAGCTGCTCGGCGACGAGCAGTTGGCCGACGTGCCCGTCTGGGCCTGCGGTGGGGTCGGGCCGCGTACGGCGGCCGCCGCCATGGCGGGCGGCGCGGCCGGTGTCGTCCTCGACAGCCAGCTCGCCCTGCTGCCCGAGTCCCGGCTGCCGGAGGCGGTCCGGGCGGTGCTGCGGTCCCTGGACGGCGCGGAGACGATGGTGCTCGGCGGACACCGGGTGCTGCGCCGCCGGGGCCCCGACGCGCCGCCGCTCCCCGCCGACGACCCCGCCGCGGTCGCCGCCCTCCTCGGCGCCCGCGATCTGTCCCGCCAGCTGCTCCCCCTCGGCCAGGACGGCTTCCTCGCCGCCCGGTTCGCCGAGCGCTGGGGGGATGTGCGGGGCGTGGTACGGGAGATGACGGCGGCGATGCGGCCGGAGCCGGAGCGGGAGCGGGAGCCCGGGCGGGCGCTGCGGCCCGGATCGGCGATGAGCCGGGCGCTCGGGACCCGGCTGCCGGTCGCGCAGGGCCCGATGACACGGGTCAGCGACCAGGCCGGATTCGCCGCCGCCGTCGCCGCGGACGGGGCGCTGCCCTTCCTCGCCCTGGCGCTCGCCGACGGTACGCGGACCCGGGCGATGCTGACCGGGGCGCGGGCCGTCCTCGACGGCCGTCCCTGGGGCGTGGGCGTGCTCGGTTTCGCGCCCGAGGAGATCAGGAACGCCCAACTGGAGGTCGTACGGCAGCTGCGGCCCACGCACGCGATCATCGCGGGCGGGCGGCCCGCACAGGCCGAGGCGCTGGAGCGGGCCGGTATCCGCACCTTCCTGCACGTGCCCTCGCCGGGGCTGCTGCGGCAGTTCCTCCAGGCCGGTGCGCGCAGGTTCGTCTTCGAGGGGTCGGAGTGCGGCGGGCATGTCGGGCCCCGGGCGTCGTTCCCGCTGTGGGAGGCCCAACTCGCCGTACTGGACGACTTCCTGGCCGACGCCGAAGCCGAGGCGGCGGCCCAGGTGGAGGTGTTCTTCGCGGGCGGCGTGCACGACGAGCGGTCCGCCGCGATGGTCGCCGCGCTCGCCGCGCCGCTCACCGCGCGGGGCTGCGCGATCGGGGTCCTCATGGGCACCGCCTACCTGTTCACCGAGGAGGCCGTCGCCCACGGCGCCGTCCGGCCGCTCTTCCAGGAACAGGTCCGCGTCGCCACCACGACCGCCCTGCTGGAGACCGCGCCCGGCCACGCGACCCGGTGCGTGCCCAGCCCGTTCACCGACGACTACCGGGACCGCGAACGCGCGCTGCGCGCCGGGGGGCTGCCCGAGCGCGAGGTGTGGGAGACGCTGGAACGCCTCAACGTGGGGCGGCTGCGCATCGCCAGCAAGGGCGTGGAACGCGCGGACGACGGCGCGTTACGGGACGTCGACGAGCAACGCCAGCTCACCGACGGGATGTTCATGGCCGGAGAGGTCGCCGTCCTGCGCTCCGCGACGACGACCATGGCCGCCCTGCACCGCTCGGTGACCGACGGCGCCGCCGGCTTCCTCGCCGCCCGCGGCCGGCTCCCCGTCACCGCGTGGGAACCGGCGCCGCCCGCACCGCTCGACATCGCCATCGTCGGCATGGCCTGCATGTTCCCGGGGGCACCCGACCTCGCCGCCTTCTGGGCGAACATCGTCGCCGGGCGCGACGCGGTGACCGAGGTGCCCGCCGACCGCTGGGACCCGGACGTGCACCACGCGGCCGGGCACACCGCCTCGAAGTGGGGCGGGTTCCTGCCCCGCATCCCCTTCGACCCGCTGCGCTACGGCATCCCGCCCACCTCCCTCGGCAGCATCGAGCCCGTGCAGCTGCTGTCCCTGGAGGCGGCCCGCCGGGCCCTGGAGGACGCCGGATACGGCGAACGGGGGCGGGAGTTCGACCGCTCGCGCACCGCCGTGGTCTTCGGCGCGGAGGCGGGCAGCGACCTGTCCAACGCCGTGACCCTGCGGGCCGTACTCCCGTCGTACTACGGCAAGGTGCCCGACGGACTCGACGGCCAACTGCCCCGGCTGACCGAGGACTCCTTCCCCGGGATGCTCGCCAACGTCATCCCCGGCCGCATCGCCAACCGCCTCGACCTCGGCGGCGCCAACTTCACCGTCGACGCCGCCTGCGCCTCCTCCCTGGCCGCGCTCGACGTGGCCTGCAAGGAACTCGTCTCCGGCACCAGCGACGTGGTGCTGTGCGGCGGCGCCGACCTGCACAACGGCATCAACGACTACGTCCTGTTCTCCTCCGTCCACGCCCTCTCGCCGACCGGCCGCTCCCGCGCCTTCGACGCGGAAGCCGACGGCATCGCCCTCGGCGAGGGGGTCGCCTGCGTGGTGCTCAAGCGGCTCGCCGACGCCGAGCGGGACGGCGACCGGATCTACGGCGTGGTCAAGGGTCTCGGCTCCGCCAGCGACGGCCGCTCCCTCGGCCTGACCGCGCCCCGGCCCGAGGGCCAGCGGGCCGCGCTGGAGCGGGCGTACCGCAACGCCGGTGTCTCGCCCGCGCAGGTGGGCCTGGTGGAGGCGCACGGCACCGGAACCGTGGTCGGCGACCGCACCGAACTGAGCATCCTCGGGGAGGTGTTCGCCGAGGCGGGCGCCCGCACCGGCGGCTGCGCGCTCGGCTCGGTCAAGTCCCAGATCGGGCACACCAAATGCGCCGCCGGACTCGCCGGACTGATCAAGACGACCCTCGCCCTCTACACCGGGGTCACACCCCCCACCCTGCACCTGGGGCGCCCCAACCCGGCCTGGACCGAGGACGACAGCCCCTTCGCCTTCCACGCCGGCGCCCGGCCCTGGACCGCGCCCGCGTCCGAACGCTTCGCAGGAGTCAGCGCGTTCGGCTTCGGCGGCACCAACTTCCACGCCGTACTGGCCGCGCACGGGAACGCGGTGCCGCCCCGCCAGACCCTGGACGAATGGCCCGCCGAACTGTTCCTCTTCCGCGGCCGGGACGAGCGGGCCGCGCTCCGGCAGGTGGCGGAACTCCTCGACGCGGCCGAGACGGCGGGGCGGCCCTGGCGGCTGCGCGACCTCGCCCTCGCCGCGGCCCACCGCGCCGACACCTCGCGCGAGCCGGTCCACGTCGCCCTCGTGGCACGGGACACGGACCAGCTGATCGAGCGGCTGCGGGGGACCCTCGACGGGGAGGGCGGCACGGACGTCCGCCGCGCGGACCCGGTGGACGGCAAGATCGCCTTCCTCTTCCCCGGACAGGGCAGCCAGCGCACCGGCATGCTCGGCGAACTCCTCGTCGCACTGCCGGAGTTGCGCGACCATCTGCCCCCGGACCAGGCCGCCGTCGTCTATCCGCCGGCCGCCTTCGACGACGCCGCGCGCGAGCGCCGCCGGGCCGCTCTCACCGACACCCGGGCCGCCCAGCCCGCCCTGGGCGCGGCGGGCCTGGCCGCCCACGCGTTCCTGGGCGCGGCGGGCGTCCAGCCGGACCTGGCCGCCGGACACAGCTACGGCGAACTGGTCGCCCTCGCCGCCGCCGGCGCCCTCGACCCGGACACCCTGCCCCGGCTCAGCGCCGAGCGGGCCGCCGCGATCCTGGCGGCGGCGGGCGAGGAACCCGGTGCGATGGCGGCCGTGGGCGCACCGGCCGAGGACGTCCAAGGCGCCCTGCGCGAGGCGGGGGCGCCACAGTCCGTCGTCGTCGCCAACCTCAACTCGCCCCAGCAGACGGTGGTGTCCGGACCCACGGCGGACATCGACACCGCCGTACGACTGCTGCGCGCGGCCGGGCTTGGCGCCAAGCGGATACCCGTGGCCTGCGCCTTCCACAGCCCGCTGGTGGCGGGGGCGGGGGCACGGTTCGCCGACGCCCTCGCGAAAGAGCCGGTGCGCGCGCCCGAGTTCCCCGTCTGGGCCAACCGCACCGCGGCGCCCTACCCGCCGGACCCGGACGCGGTGCGCGCCGGACTCGCCGCCCAGATCGGGGCGCCGGTCGCGTTCGCGGCGCAGATCGAGGCCATGTACGAGGCGGGCGCGCGGATCTTCGTCGAGGCGGGCCCCGGGGCGGTCCTCACCCGGCTCGTCGGACAGATCCTCGGCGAGCGCCCGCACCGGACCGTCGCCCCCGAGCCCTGGCCCGAGGGCGGACTGCCCGGCTGGCTCGACGCCCTCGCCCTGCTCGCCGTCGCGGGCGCCCCGGTGCGTACCGCCTGGCTCTTCCAGGGCCGCGACGCCGTGGACGCGCTGCGTGCCCCCGCCCCCGCCCGGCCCGGCTGGACGGTCGACGGACACCTGGTCCGCACCGCCGACGGAGCCCTGCTCGCCGGTGCCCTCGCACCGGCCCGACGCGTCGTGGAGACGACTGTGACCACCGACCAGCCAGGCGGCACCCCGGCCGACCGGGACGCGCTGATCACCGAATTCCTGCGCAGCGGACGGGAGATGATCGCGGCACAGCGTGACGTGCTGCTCACGTACTTCGGCGGGACGGGGTCGCCGGCGGCCCCCGTGGCTCCGGTGGCGTCCGTCGTGCCGGTCGCTCCTCAGGCGCTGCCCGCCGCAGAACCCGGCCTCTCCGTCGGGGAGTTGACCGTTCCCGCAATACCGGAGGAGGCGGTGGCCGCGTCCGGCGCGGACGTGGGGCGGGTCGTGCTGGAGATCATCAGTGACCGCACCGGCTATCCCGTCGACATGATCGAGCCCGATCTCGATCTGGAGGCGGACCTGAGCATCGACTCCATCAAGCGGGCCGAGATCGCGGGCGAACTGGCCAAGCGGCTGGGCATCGCCGGGGGCGCGGAACTGCTGGGCGACGCCGAGCTGGAGGAACTGACCAAGGCGCGTACGGCGGCCGCGGTGACGGCCTGGCTGACGGCACGGGTCGGCGGCGGTACCGGGTCCGGCCGACCGGAGGAGCAGGCACCGGAGCCGGACGCGGTGCCGCTCGGGGTGGCGCCCCGGCGCTTCGAGACGCGGGCGGTCGCGCTGCCCGACGCCGGGCCGGAGTCCGCCTCCGGTCCGGCGTCCGCTTCCGTTCTCGCCGGGCGGCGCCTCTTCCTGCTGGGCGACGGCGGGGGAGCGGCGGCCGAGGTGGCGGCGCGGCTCGACGCGCGAGGAGCCGAGGCCGTACTGGCCGACCAGGGGCATGTCCTCGATACGGCCGACGGGGCGGTGGACGCCGTCGTGTACCTGGGCGCGCTGCCCGGCCCCGAGCTGCCGGTGCTGCCGGACGCGTTCCCGGTGGTCAAGGCGGCGCTGACGTGCGGCGCGCGGCGGCTGCTGGCCGTACGGGCCACGCAGGGCGCGGGGGCCGTACGGGCGGCCGGGCTCGACGGGCTGTTCCGTACCGTCGCGCGGGAGTATCCGGAGGTGGCCGCGCGGGTCGTGGCCGTCGCCGACGTCACCCCGGCGGCGGTGGCCGACGCCGTGCTCGCGGAACTGTGCGCACCGGCGCCCGAAGGGGCTGACGCCTCCGCCCCGCACCCCGTCGTCCTGCGCGCCGCCGACGGAACCCGCCGGGGCCTTGACCTCCTCCCCGCCCCCCTCGGCTCGCTCGGCAGCACCGGCGCGGGCCCCGCCGGGGTCGGCACCGCGGAGGCCGCCGCGCTCGGGCTCGACCGGGACTCCGTCGTCCTGCTGGCCGGCGGCGCCCGGGGCATCACCGCCCGGTTCGCGGCGACGCTAGCCGCCGCCTGCGGCTGCCGGATCGAACTGCTCGGCCGCACCCCCGCCCCGGCCGGACCCGAGTCCCCGGCGACCGCGGACGCCCGCACTCCCGTCGAACTGCGCGCGGCACTCGCGGCCGCGGCCGCCGCGCCGAAGCCCGCCGAGATCAACCGGACCGCCGAACTGCTGCTGGCCCAGCGGGAGATCACCGCGACCCTCGACGAACTCGCGGCGCTGGGCGGCGCGGCCCGCTACCGCGCGGTGGACTTCCGGGACCGGGACGCGGTGCTCCGCGCGGTCAAGGAGATCCACGCCGAGCACGGCCGGCTCGACGGGGTCGTGTTCGCGGCCGGGGTGATCGAGGACCGGCTGATCGCCGAGAAGACCCCCGAGTCCTTCCAGCGGGTCTACGGCACCAAGACGGCGGGCGCCGCAGCCCTGTTCGCCGCCCTGGACGACCTGCCCGGGGCGCCCGCGTTCACCGTGCTGTTCGGCAGCATCGCCGCCGTCCTCGGCAACCGGGGCCAGTGCGACTACGCCGCCGCCAACGACGCCCTGGAGACGCTCGGCGCCGACTGGGCCGCCCGCACCGGGCACCGCGCGCTCACCGTGCACTGGGGCCCCTGGGCGCCGTCCGGCACCCACACCGGCATGGTCGGCGCGGAACTCGGCCGCGAGTACGCGCGTCGCGGGGTCGAGATGATCGACCCCGAGGAGGGCACCGCGGCCCTGCTGCGGGAACTCGCCTGGGGCGACCCGGCCGCCCGCGCCGTCGTCTACACCGCGTCGGGCTGGTGA
- the tuf gene encoding elongation factor Tu: MSKTAYVRTKPHLNIGTMGHVDHGKTTLTAAITKVLAERGAGTFVPFDRIDRAPEEAARGITIDIAHVEYETDTRHYAHVDMPGHADYVKNMVTGAAQLDGAILVVSALDGIMPQTAEHVLLARQVGVDHIVVALNKADGAVDEELTDLVELEVRDLLTSQGYAGDAVPVVRVSGLRALAGDPRWTASVEALLDAVDTYVPMPERYLDAPFLMPVENVLTITGRGTVVTGAVERGTLRLGDRVAVLGADGVETVVTGLETFGKPMPEAQAGDNVAVLLRGVPRDAVRRGHVVAAPGSVTPARRFTARVYVLSGREGGRTTPIATGYRPQFYLRTADVAGDVDLGAAAVARPGETVEMTVELGREVPLEPGLGFAIREGGRTVGAGTVVSVGS; encoded by the coding sequence ATGTCCAAAACGGCCTACGTGCGCACCAAGCCGCACCTGAACATCGGCACCATGGGTCATGTCGACCACGGCAAGACCACCCTGACCGCCGCCATCACCAAGGTCCTCGCCGAGCGCGGCGCCGGCACCTTCGTGCCCTTCGACCGCATCGACCGCGCCCCCGAGGAGGCCGCGCGCGGCATCACCATCGACATCGCCCACGTCGAGTACGAGACCGACACCCGGCACTACGCCCATGTGGACATGCCAGGTCACGCCGACTACGTGAAGAACATGGTCACCGGCGCCGCCCAGCTCGACGGGGCGATCCTCGTCGTCTCCGCGCTCGACGGGATCATGCCGCAGACCGCGGAGCACGTCCTGCTCGCCCGGCAGGTCGGCGTCGACCACATCGTCGTCGCCCTGAACAAGGCGGACGGCGCGGTCGACGAGGAGCTGACCGACCTGGTCGAGCTGGAGGTCCGCGACCTGCTCACCTCGCAGGGCTACGCGGGCGACGCGGTACCCGTCGTACGGGTCTCGGGGCTGCGGGCGCTCGCGGGCGACCCGCGCTGGACGGCGTCCGTCGAGGCGCTGCTCGACGCGGTGGACACCTATGTGCCGATGCCCGAGCGGTATCTCGACGCGCCGTTCCTGATGCCGGTGGAGAACGTGCTCACCATCACCGGGCGGGGCACGGTCGTCACCGGCGCCGTGGAGCGCGGCACGCTCCGGCTCGGGGACCGGGTCGCGGTGCTCGGCGCGGACGGCGTCGAGACCGTCGTCACCGGCCTGGAGACCTTCGGCAAGCCGATGCCCGAGGCGCAGGCCGGGGACAACGTGGCCGTGCTGCTGCGGGGCGTGCCCCGGGACGCGGTGCGGCGGGGGCATGTCGTGGCGGCGCCGGGCAGCGTGACGCCGGCGCGGCGGTTCACGGCGCGGGTGTACGTGCTGTCGGGGCGCGAGGGAGGCCGTACGACACCGATCGCGACGGGGTACCGGCCGCAGTTCTACCTCCGCACCGCGGACGTGGCCGGGGACGTCGACCTCGGCGCGGCGGCCGTGGCCCGGCCCGGCGAGACGGTGGAGATGACCGTCGAGCTGGGGCGGGAGGTGCCGCTGGAGCCGGGGCTCGGCTTCGCGATCCGCGAGGGCGGGCGGACGGTCGGCGCGGGCACGGTGGTGTCCGTCGGTTCGTAG
- a CDS encoding fused MFS/spermidine synthase: protein MTEQIPVLRTTDHGTAKLMPDVDRERAWLLTVDGAPQSYVDLDEPTHLEFEYARRLGHALDTVAPEGRALDVLHLGGGALTLPRYVAATRPGSRQDVVEADRGLLELVDAYLPLPAGAGVAVHAADARAWLGTAPDDAADVLIADVFGGSRVPAHLTTLAYAREAERVLRPGGTYLANLADAAPFAFLRSQLATFAAVFEEVALVAEPGVLRGRRFGNAVLIASHRPPRVAALARRVAADVFPARVEHGAAVREFIGSARPVEDADAVPSPVPPGGSFGIG from the coding sequence GTGACCGAGCAGATACCCGTCCTCCGCACCACCGACCACGGCACCGCCAAGCTCATGCCCGATGTGGACCGGGAACGGGCCTGGCTGCTGACGGTCGACGGGGCGCCGCAGTCGTACGTCGACCTGGACGAGCCGACCCACCTGGAGTTCGAGTACGCGCGCCGGCTCGGGCACGCGCTGGACACGGTGGCCCCCGAGGGCCGGGCGCTGGACGTGCTGCACCTGGGCGGGGGAGCGCTGACCCTGCCCCGGTACGTCGCGGCGACCCGGCCGGGCTCGCGGCAGGACGTCGTGGAGGCCGACCGGGGGCTGCTGGAGCTGGTCGACGCGTATCTGCCGCTGCCGGCGGGCGCGGGCGTCGCGGTGCACGCCGCCGACGCCCGCGCCTGGCTGGGGACCGCGCCGGACGACGCGGCCGACGTGCTGATCGCGGATGTCTTCGGCGGCTCCCGGGTGCCCGCCCATCTCACCACCCTCGCCTATGCCAGGGAGGCCGAGCGGGTGCTGCGGCCCGGCGGAACCTATCTCGCCAACCTCGCGGACGCGGCGCCGTTCGCCTTCCTGCGCTCCCAACTGGCCACGTTCGCGGCGGTCTTCGAGGAGGTGGCGCTGGTCGCCGAGCCGGGGGTGCTGCGCGGGCGGCGGTTCGGCAACGCGGTGCTCATCGCCTCGCACCGGCCGCCGCGGGTCGCCGCGCTGGCCCGCCGGGTGGCGGCGGACGTCTTTCCCGCGCGGGTCGAACACGGCGCCGCCGTACGGGAGTTCATCGGTTCCGCGCGGCCGGTCGAGGACGCGGACGCGGTGCCGTCGCCGGTGCCGCCGGGCGGCTCGTTCGGCATCGGCTGA